One Cyclopterus lumpus isolate fCycLum1 chromosome 7, fCycLum1.pri, whole genome shotgun sequence DNA window includes the following coding sequences:
- the si:dkey-157g16.6 gene encoding putative fidgetin-like protein 2 isoform X1, giving the protein MLSPIVPYSLLKMHWNPEHAQPLSQWPEQHLDVSSTTSSPAHKSELYSARGRSGYNYAWANDDISALTASNLLKRYADKYSGVLDSPYDRPSTVGTYPEPGAFGGLNPPKTELEPWPLSHGTDASYSLVPPGGHDSLSGSKAIATSAGPPGVSSVSVVNSNLSDSGYSGSSSCSGSSEYPSSYNGTYLSSGYCPQPSAALPPVPLHTLQSTPTLVPSYSPTTPVYNYPPSTYPPQTSLAPSYSHPSATYLPSGLPAPTPVPSRPTVVGGSYSYQITNLGTSESEGTLKRKAFEMSIEDDETADGSRYRKYSYEPLKAGGNSPYSVNDKTECRGNGFSNLGSTDPHTFKASKPSSQPLVSPQYGAVGEYSPPAGMTGENGVAEQGFIQQQQQHRSQAHKRSPLCAPTVETMKSPDPRLLDLVNGELLDCSPALGWGELAGLTHVKAALEEDLLWPVLRPSPVMRSPRTVLLFGPRGGGKTTLTRSLASQLGASFYRLSGAMLASKGKAEAEHILGSLLQVAGARQPSVVLLSQVEAMEEEGLRQTLLTTLEKAQVGSTGLVILVCATGRPDLLQDAVHRSFAKRYHVGLPDVGLRRQVLLQALPPQGCSLSERELSAVLQRTEGFSVWELLQLCQQALSSASSPSGAMHGHPSSSKPPAFTDFENAFCKVRPHTTTKELDTCIEWSKMYNH; this is encoded by the exons ATGCTGAGTCCTATTGTCCCCTATA GCCTGTTAAAGATGCACTGGAACCCAGAGCATGCCCAGCCTCTCAGCCAATGGCCTGAGCAGCACCTGGAcgtctcctccaccacctcctctccaGCCCACAAGTCGGAATTATACTCTGCTCGCGGTCGCAGCGGCTATAACTATGCCTGGGCCAATGATGATATCTCTGCTCTCACAGCCTCCAACCTGTTGAAGCGCTATGCTGATAAATATTCCGGCGTGCTGGACTCACCATATGACCGGCCATCTACTGTGGGCACTTACCCAGAGCCAGGGGCCTTTGGGGGCCTCAACCCCCCAAAAACTGAGCTGGAGCCCTGGCCACTGTCACACGGTACTGATGCCTCCTATTCCCTGGTGCCCCCTGGAGGCCATGACAGCCTCTCAGGTTCAAAGGCCATAGCCACATCTGCAGGCCCTCCAGGGGTTAGTAGTGTTTCGGTGGTGAACAGTAACCTCTCAGACTCAGGCTACAGTGGCAGCAGCTCCTGCAGTGGCTCCAGTGAGTACCCCTCTAGCTACAATGGCACATATCTTTCCTCAGGGTACTGTCCCCAACCCAGTGCAGCACTTCCCCCTGTCCCCCTCCACACTCTCCAATCCACCCCCACCCTAGTGCCCAGCTATAGCCCTACCACACCTGTCTATAACTACCCCCCTAGCACATACCCTCCCCAGACCAGCCTTGCCCCCAGCTACAGCCACCCCTCTGCAACTTACCTTCCCTCCGGTCTACCAGCCCCTACTCCTGTTCCCTCGAGGCCCACAGTGGTAGGAGGCAGCTATAGTTACCAGATCACCAACCTTGGGACATCTGAGTCTGAAGGGACATTAAAGAGAAAAGCATTTGAGATGAGTATAGAAGATGATGAGACTGCAGATGGGTCTCGTTACAGGAAATATAGCTATGAGCCCTTGAAGGCTGGGGGAAACTCACCCTACAGTGTGAATGACAAAACAGAGTGCCGGGGGAACGGCTTCAGCAATTTAGGCAGCACAGACCCTCATACCTTCAAGGCTAGTAAGCCCTCTTCCCAGCCCCTAGTGTCTCCTCAATATGGGGCAGTTGGGGAGTACAGCCCTCCAGCAGGCATGACGGGGGAAAATGGCGTGGCAGAGCAGGGCTTcatccaacagcagcagcagcaccgctCCCAGGCGCACAAACGCTCCCCATTGTGTGCTCCAACTGTTGAGACTATGAAGAGCCCAGACCCCCGACTGTTGGACCTTGTTAATGGGGAGTTACTGGACTGCAGCCCAGCACTGGGCTGGGGCGAGCTGGCTGGGCTCACCCATGTCAAGGCTGCCCTGGAGGAGGACCTGCTGTGGCCCGTGTTGAGACCCAGTCCAGTGATGCGGTCACCAAGAACCGTCCTGCTCTTTGGCCCCCGAGGAGGAGGTAAGACGACGCTGACTCGTTCTTTGGCCTCACAGTTGGGGGCTTCCTTCTACCGATTAAGTGGAGCCATGCTTGCCTCTAAAGGGAAGGCTGAGGCGGAGCACATTCTGGGGTCTCTTTTGCAGGTAGCAGGGGCACGGCAGCCCTCAGTAGTGCTGCTCAGCCAGGTGGAAGCCATGGAAGAGGAGGGGCTGAGACAAACACTGCTGACCACCTTGGAGAAAGCCCAGGTGGGGAGCACAGGTCTAGTGATTCTTGTATGTGCCACCGGAAGGCCAGATCTGCTGCAAGATGCAGTTCATCGGAGCTTTGCCAAACGCTATCACGTTGGGCTGCCAGATGTGGGTTTGCGCAGGCAGGTGCTGCTGCAGGCGCTGCCGCCCCAGGGCTGCAGCTTAAGCGAGAGGGAGCTGAGTGCTGTGCTGCAGCGCACAGAGGGCTTCTCAGTGtgggagctgctgcagctctgccAGCAGGCCCTCTCCTCAGCATCCTCCCCCTCTGGGGCCATGCATGGCCACCCCTCATCCTCCAAGCCCCCAGCCTTCACAGACTTTGAGAATGCCTTCTGCAAGGTGCGCCCACACACCACCACAAAAGAACTGGACACTTGCATAGAGTGGAGCAAGATGTATAACCACTGA
- the si:dkey-157g16.6 gene encoding putative fidgetin-like protein 2 isoform X2 yields the protein MLSPIVPYSLLKMHWNPEHAQPLSQWPEQHLDVSSTTSSPAHKSELYSARGRSGYNYAWANDDISALTASNLLKRYADKYSGVLDSPYDRPSTVGTYPEPGAFGGLNPPKTELEPWPLSHGTDASYSLVPPGGHDSLSGSKAIATSAGPPGVSSVSVVNSNLSDSGYSGSSSCSGSSEYPSSYNGTYLSSGYCPQPSAALPPVPLHTLQSTPTLVPSYSPTTPVYNYPPSTYPPQTSLAPSYSHPSATYLPSGLPAPTPVPSRPTVVGGSYSYQITNLGTSESEGTLKRKAFEMSIEDDETADGSRYRKYSYEPLKAGGNSPYSVNDKTECRGNGFSNLGSTDPHTFKASKPSSQPLVSPQYGAVGEYSPPAGMTGENGVAEQGFIQQQQQHRSQAHKRSPLCAPTVETMKSPDPRLLDLVNGELLDCSPALGWGELAGLTHVKAALEEDLLWPVLRPSPVMRSPRTVLLFGPRGGGSRGTAALSSAAQPGGSHGRGGAETNTADHLGESPGGEHRSSDSCMCHRKARSAARCSSSELCQTLSRWAARCGFAQAGAAAGAAAPGLQLKREGAECCAAAHRGLLSVGAAAALPAGPLLSILPLWGHAWPPLILQAPSLHRL from the exons ATGCTGAGTCCTATTGTCCCCTATA GCCTGTTAAAGATGCACTGGAACCCAGAGCATGCCCAGCCTCTCAGCCAATGGCCTGAGCAGCACCTGGAcgtctcctccaccacctcctctccaGCCCACAAGTCGGAATTATACTCTGCTCGCGGTCGCAGCGGCTATAACTATGCCTGGGCCAATGATGATATCTCTGCTCTCACAGCCTCCAACCTGTTGAAGCGCTATGCTGATAAATATTCCGGCGTGCTGGACTCACCATATGACCGGCCATCTACTGTGGGCACTTACCCAGAGCCAGGGGCCTTTGGGGGCCTCAACCCCCCAAAAACTGAGCTGGAGCCCTGGCCACTGTCACACGGTACTGATGCCTCCTATTCCCTGGTGCCCCCTGGAGGCCATGACAGCCTCTCAGGTTCAAAGGCCATAGCCACATCTGCAGGCCCTCCAGGGGTTAGTAGTGTTTCGGTGGTGAACAGTAACCTCTCAGACTCAGGCTACAGTGGCAGCAGCTCCTGCAGTGGCTCCAGTGAGTACCCCTCTAGCTACAATGGCACATATCTTTCCTCAGGGTACTGTCCCCAACCCAGTGCAGCACTTCCCCCTGTCCCCCTCCACACTCTCCAATCCACCCCCACCCTAGTGCCCAGCTATAGCCCTACCACACCTGTCTATAACTACCCCCCTAGCACATACCCTCCCCAGACCAGCCTTGCCCCCAGCTACAGCCACCCCTCTGCAACTTACCTTCCCTCCGGTCTACCAGCCCCTACTCCTGTTCCCTCGAGGCCCACAGTGGTAGGAGGCAGCTATAGTTACCAGATCACCAACCTTGGGACATCTGAGTCTGAAGGGACATTAAAGAGAAAAGCATTTGAGATGAGTATAGAAGATGATGAGACTGCAGATGGGTCTCGTTACAGGAAATATAGCTATGAGCCCTTGAAGGCTGGGGGAAACTCACCCTACAGTGTGAATGACAAAACAGAGTGCCGGGGGAACGGCTTCAGCAATTTAGGCAGCACAGACCCTCATACCTTCAAGGCTAGTAAGCCCTCTTCCCAGCCCCTAGTGTCTCCTCAATATGGGGCAGTTGGGGAGTACAGCCCTCCAGCAGGCATGACGGGGGAAAATGGCGTGGCAGAGCAGGGCTTcatccaacagcagcagcagcaccgctCCCAGGCGCACAAACGCTCCCCATTGTGTGCTCCAACTGTTGAGACTATGAAGAGCCCAGACCCCCGACTGTTGGACCTTGTTAATGGGGAGTTACTGGACTGCAGCCCAGCACTGGGCTGGGGCGAGCTGGCTGGGCTCACCCATGTCAAGGCTGCCCTGGAGGAGGACCTGCTGTGGCCCGTGTTGAGACCCAGTCCAGTGATGCGGTCACCAAGAACCGTCCTGCTCTTTGGCCCCCGAGGAGGAG GTAGCAGGGGCACGGCAGCCCTCAGTAGTGCTGCTCAGCCAGGTGGAAGCCATGGAAGAGGAGGGGCTGAGACAAACACTGCTGACCACCTTGGAGAAAGCCCAGGTGGGGAGCACAGGTCTAGTGATTCTTGTATGTGCCACCGGAAGGCCAGATCTGCTGCAAGATGCAGTTCATCGGAGCTTTGCCAAACGCTATCACGTTGGGCTGCCAGATGTGGGTTTGCGCAGGCAGGTGCTGCTGCAGGCGCTGCCGCCCCAGGGCTGCAGCTTAAGCGAGAGGGAGCTGAGTGCTGTGCTGCAGCGCACAGAGGGCTTCTCAGTGtgggagctgctgcagctctgccAGCAGGCCCTCTCCTCAGCATCCTCCCCCTCTGGGGCCATGCATGGCCACCCCTCATCCTCCAAGCCCCCAGCCTTCACAGACTTTGA